From the genome of Fusobacterium varium, one region includes:
- the mleN_1 gene encoding Malate-2H(+)/Na(+)-lactate antiporter, translating to MENKSKPSFTGLIPLLVFVVIYLGTGIVLQMRGVPMAFYQLPSPVAVFVGIIVAFILFKGTIMEKFETFLEGCGHQDIITMCIIYLLAGAFAGVSKAMGGVDATVNMGLTYIPAHYIAAGLFIIASFISTATGTSVGAIVSITPIAVGLAEKSGVPLPLILAAVMGGAMFGDNLSVISDTTIAATKTQGVEMRDKFRVNLYIAAPAAIITVILLLIFGKPDQIPHIEVLTYNFLKVVPYLVVLILAIVGVNVFIVLTCGIFLSGIIGLAFGNFTLLSLTNEIYNGFLGMNEIFLLSLLTGGLAAMATKAGGIQWLIDQIQKIIIGKKSAKIGVGLLVAVTDMAVANNTVAIIINGSIAKRICQKYNVDLRESAAILDIFSCIFQGLIPYGAQMLILLGFTAGKVSPLDIIPLLWYQLLLFIFTAVFIFFSINEKIIAKLDKNKVKAN from the coding sequence ATGGAGAACAAATCTAAACCAAGCTTTACCGGGTTAATACCCCTTCTGGTATTTGTTGTCATCTATCTTGGAACAGGTATAGTACTTCAAATGAGAGGTGTTCCAATGGCATTCTATCAACTGCCATCACCAGTTGCAGTTTTTGTTGGTATAATTGTTGCCTTCATACTGTTTAAGGGAACTATTATGGAAAAATTTGAAACTTTCCTTGAAGGGTGTGGACACCAAGACATAATTACAATGTGTATAATTTATCTACTTGCAGGTGCTTTTGCTGGAGTATCTAAAGCTATGGGAGGAGTAGATGCTACTGTTAACATGGGACTCACATATATTCCCGCTCACTATATAGCTGCAGGATTATTTATAATAGCATCTTTTATATCTACAGCCACTGGAACTTCTGTAGGAGCTATTGTTTCTATAACTCCTATTGCTGTAGGACTTGCTGAAAAAAGTGGAGTTCCTCTTCCTTTAATCTTAGCTGCTGTTATGGGTGGAGCAATGTTTGGAGATAATCTTTCAGTTATATCAGATACTACTATTGCAGCAACAAAAACTCAGGGCGTTGAAATGAGAGATAAGTTTAGAGTAAACTTGTATATTGCTGCTCCAGCTGCTATTATTACAGTTATTTTACTTTTGATATTTGGAAAACCAGATCAAATTCCTCATATAGAAGTTCTTACATATAATTTCTTGAAAGTTGTTCCATATCTTGTAGTTCTTATTCTAGCTATTGTAGGAGTAAATGTCTTTATTGTTCTTACTTGTGGAATATTCCTTTCTGGAATAATAGGATTAGCCTTTGGAAACTTTACTTTACTTTCTTTAACAAATGAGATATACAATGGTTTTCTTGGTATGAATGAAATATTCCTTCTTTCATTACTAACTGGAGGATTAGCTGCTATGGCTACAAAAGCTGGTGGTATACAATGGTTAATTGACCAGATTCAAAAAATAATAATTGGAAAGAAAAGTGCTAAAATTGGTGTTGGTCTTTTAGTTGCTGTAACAGATATGGCAGTTGCTAATAATACTGTTGCAATTATCATAAATGGTTCTATTGCCAAAAGAATATGCCAGAAATATAATGTTGATCTCAGAGAAAGTGCTGCAATATTGGATATCTTCTCTTGTATATTTCAGGGACTTATTCCTTATGGGGCTCAAATGCTTATTTTATTAGGATTTACAGCTGGTAAAGTTTCTCCATTAGATATTATTCCTCTATTATGGTATCAGCTTCTATTATTCATATTCACAGCTGTATTTATATTTTTCTCTATCAATGAAAAAATTATTGCTAAATTAGATAAAAATAAAGTTAAAGCTAATTAA
- the mdeA_1 gene encoding Methionine gamma-lyase — protein MENKKAGFGTVSIHGGSCKNPYGTLAVPIFQTSTFVFDSAEQGGRRFALEESGYIYSRLGNPTTAVLEDKIAQLEHGEAAVATSSGMGAISSVMWTILKAGDHIISDKTLYGCTFAFFSHGLSKFGIEVSFVDTSDAEAVKKAMKPNTKAVYLETPANPNLKIVDIKAIAEVAHTNPNTLVIVDNTFSTPYCQRPIELGADIVVHSATKYLNGHGDVIAGMVISKKDLIDQIRLVGIKDMTGSVLGPMEAYLIIRGMKTLEVRMKKHCENAMKVAEFLAAHDKVAEVYFPGLKSHPGHETAAKQMDAFGGIMSFELKGGFEAGKILLNNLKLCSLAVSLGDTETLIQHPASMTHSPYTKEERMEAGITDGLVRLSVGLENIEDIIADLEYGLSKI, from the coding sequence ATGGAAAACAAAAAAGCAGGATTTGGTACTGTAAGTATTCATGGAGGTAGTTGTAAAAATCCATATGGTACATTAGCTGTACCTATATTTCAAACTTCTACTTTTGTATTTGATTCAGCTGAGCAAGGTGGAAGAAGATTCGCATTGGAAGAATCAGGGTACATATATTCAAGACTTGGAAACCCTACTACTGCTGTATTAGAAGATAAAATAGCTCAATTAGAGCATGGAGAAGCCGCTGTAGCCACATCATCTGGTATGGGAGCTATCTCTTCAGTTATGTGGACTATACTTAAAGCTGGAGATCATATTATCTCTGACAAAACTCTTTATGGTTGTACTTTTGCTTTCTTTAGTCATGGGTTATCAAAATTTGGAATTGAAGTAAGTTTTGTTGATACATCAGATGCAGAAGCTGTTAAAAAAGCTATGAAGCCTAATACTAAAGCTGTTTATTTGGAAACTCCAGCTAATCCTAATTTAAAAATAGTTGATATAAAAGCTATAGCTGAAGTTGCTCATACTAATCCTAACACATTAGTTATTGTTGATAATACATTTTCTACTCCTTATTGCCAAAGACCAATTGAATTAGGAGCAGATATAGTTGTTCATTCAGCTACAAAATACCTAAATGGACATGGAGATGTTATTGCAGGTATGGTTATTTCTAAAAAAGATTTAATTGATCAAATAAGATTAGTTGGAATAAAAGATATGACAGGATCAGTTTTAGGTCCTATGGAAGCATATTTAATAATTAGAGGAATGAAAACTCTTGAAGTAAGAATGAAAAAACATTGTGAAAATGCTATGAAAGTTGCTGAGTTCTTAGCAGCTCATGATAAAGTTGCTGAAGTTTATTTCCCTGGACTTAAATCACATCCAGGTCACGAAACTGCAGCAAAACAAATGGACGCCTTTGGTGGAATCATGTCTTTTGAATTAAAAGGTGGATTTGAAGCTGGAAAGATTCTTTTAAATAATTTGAAACTATGTTCACTAGCTGTATCTTTAGGAGACACTGAAACTCTAATTCAACACCCAGCATCTATGACTCACTCTCCTTATACTAAAGAGGAAAGAATGGAAGCTGGAATAACTGATGGATTAGTAAGATTGTCTGTTGGTCTTGAAAACATTGAAGATATTATAGCTGATTTAGAATATGGTCTTAGCAAAATATAA
- the gabR gene encoding HTH-type transcriptional regulatory protein gabR: MNKKIIRNTGTNFYTQLYELLKAEIITKKMKPDSKFYSIRQTVIKFDVNINTVLRVYRMLEENGYIYSIKGKGCFVKEYSDFTISDKVIPIMESFRYGQQNEVPEIIFSNGTPSKDFFPVEVYQKLSEKAIKDCGKELFGYQNVQGLTSLREALADYLEKDDIFVESEDIIITSGTQQSLDIVVKAFGCHPVKTIVISNPTYPNAINFLGDVCNIKTMDIENDGWNMEEFEELIKKKRYIWYI, from the coding sequence ATGAATAAGAAAATTATTAGGAATACAGGAACTAATTTTTATACCCAACTTTATGAGCTCTTAAAAGCTGAAATAATTACAAAAAAAATGAAACCTGATTCAAAATTTTATTCTATAAGACAGACAGTTATCAAATTTGATGTAAATATTAATACAGTTCTAAGAGTCTATAGAATGCTTGAGGAAAATGGATATATATATTCAATAAAAGGAAAGGGGTGCTTTGTAAAAGAGTACTCAGACTTTACTATTAGTGACAAAGTTATTCCCATTATGGAAAGTTTTAGATATGGACAACAAAATGAAGTTCCTGAAATAATTTTTTCTAATGGTACGCCATCAAAAGATTTCTTTCCAGTAGAAGTGTATCAGAAACTTTCAGAAAAAGCAATAAAAGATTGTGGAAAAGAGCTATTTGGATATCAAAATGTACAGGGATTAACTAGTTTGAGAGAAGCATTGGCTGATTACCTTGAAAAAGATGATATTTTTGTAGAAAGTGAAGATATAATTATAACTTCTGGAACTCAACAATCTTTGGATATAGTAGTTAAAGCTTTTGGATGCCACCCAGTAAAAACAATAGTCATATCTAATCCAACATATCCCAATGCAATAAATTTTTTAGGAGATGTATGTAATATTAAGACAATGGATATTGAAAATGATGGTTGGAATATGGAAGAATTTGAAGAACTTATAAAAAAGAAAAGATACATATGGTATATATAA
- the lysN_1 gene encoding 2-aminoadipate transaminase: MVYIISNFQNPTGIVWSDEKKKRLIQLAEEYDFYIIEDDCFCEFYYDDNKVYSIKSMDKNGEERVIYIRTYSKMFMPGIALAFMIPPRKFMEKFVFIKYGLDPNTPGLNQKILEYFITEGHLDKHLEESKKYWQLNFKRCFPYF; this comes from the coding sequence ATGGTATATATAATATCAAATTTTCAAAATCCAACTGGAATAGTGTGGTCAGATGAAAAGAAGAAAAGACTTATTCAATTAGCTGAAGAATATGATTTTTATATAATAGAAGATGACTGTTTCTGTGAATTTTATTATGATGATAATAAAGTATATTCAATAAAAAGTATGGATAAAAATGGAGAAGAGAGGGTTATATATATAAGAACATACTCAAAGATGTTCATGCCTGGAATAGCATTAGCTTTTATGATTCCTCCAAGAAAATTTATGGAGAAGTTTGTATTCATAAAATATGGACTTGATCCAAATACACCAGGGTTAAATCAAAAAATATTAGAATATTTTATAACAGAAGGTCATCTTGACAAGCATTTAGAGGAATCAAAAAAATATTGGCAGCTAAATTTCAAAAGATGCTTTCCTTACTTCTAA
- a CDS encoding valine--pyruvate transaminase, with protein MLSLLLKIPHIKILNIPRGGFFIWIELADYIDGEKFYYKCKLRGLSILPGSIFYYNKRNSCEIRISFLSTTMEEIETGIKIMENVLINCEGAKKITGKKAQK; from the coding sequence ATGCTTTCCTTACTTCTAAAAATACCACATATAAAAATATTGAATATACCAAGAGGTGGTTTTTTTATTTGGATAGAGTTAGCAGACTATATTGATGGAGAGAAGTTTTATTATAAGTGCAAATTAAGAGGACTTTCGATATTACCAGGAAGTATATTTTACTACAATAAAAGAAATTCTTGTGAGATACGAATAAGCTTTTTATCTACAACTATGGAAGAGATTGAAACAGGAATAAAAATAATGGAAAATGTTCTTATAAATTGTGAAGGAGCAAAGAAAATTACAGGGAAAAAAGCACAAAAATAG
- a CDS encoding potassium-transporting ATPase subunit C, translated as MELIKKSIYITISLFIIAVLYTGIINIFAQTFFKNSANGSIIYKNEQAIGSKYIGQLFTSDRYFHGRPSAFNYNTYNSMKETEVLPASGGSNLSISNSIYSENLKNRIEKFLNDNPELETKEIPIDMVTASGSGVDPNISIQGAMIQTKRIAKANNIPEEKIIELVKNNINNNMINVLELNLALEELLK; from the coding sequence ATGGAATTGATAAAAAAAAGTATTTATATTACAATTTCTTTATTTATAATTGCTGTACTTTATACAGGTATAATAAATATATTTGCTCAAACATTTTTTAAAAATAGTGCAAATGGAAGTATTATTTATAAAAATGAGCAAGCTATAGGTAGTAAATATATAGGACAACTTTTTACAAGTGATAGATATTTTCATGGAAGACCATCTGCTTTTAATTACAATACATATAATTCTATGAAAGAAACTGAAGTGCTTCCTGCTTCTGGAGGTTCAAACTTATCAATAAGCAATTCTATATATTCTGAAAATTTAAAGAATAGAATAGAAAAATTCTTAAATGATAATCCAGAACTAGAAACTAAAGAAATTCCTATTGATATGGTAACTGCTTCTGGCTCAGGAGTTGATCCTAACATATCAATTCAAGGAGCAATGATACAAACCAAAAGAATCGCTAAAGCTAATAATATTCCTGAAGAAAAAATTATAGAATTAGTAAAAAATAATATAAATAATAATATGATTAATGTTTTGGAATTAAATTTAGCTTTGGAAGAATTATTAAAATAA